The segment CGACCTCCACCGGGACTCGGTCGTCCTGCTCGGGAAGGGGTACGGGACGCTGGCCGCCGGACGGGGGGTGCGGACGGCCGCCGTCGGGCGGGACGTGCGCCTC is part of the Deltaproteobacteria bacterium genome and harbors:
- a CDS encoding phosphomannomutase, encoding MTINPLIFREYDVRGRVGSDLHRDSVVLLGKGYGTLAAGRGVRTAAVGRDVRL